The segment AAACTCTTCGCATGAGGAAATTCGAGATGCCTCACGAGAAAGAGGAGTTGCTGAATGCTGCTGTTTATCGCGTGGATGCACTAGAAGCAGAGCTCATCACCACGAAAAAGGTATGAAACTCTGTTTCTAAACCTTGAATGGTACTGATAACGAGTCATTATAAACCTTATTATAACCGAATATGGGTGTTGATGAACAGGCGTTGCATGAGGCTTTAATGAGGCAAGATGAACTTTTGAGTTACATAGACCGGCAAGAGGAAGCTAAGTACCGGGTTAGTGTCATTCTGTAGCTAGTTTTGCTGCCCTTCTAAGTCGGTATTCTATGTATTAATGGTTAGGAATATGATGCAGAGAAAGAAGTTCTGCTGGTGAAGAACTCGAGGTTGCGAGGTAATTAGTAAAAATTGGTTGTTCAGGGATCTC is part of the Camelina sativa cultivar DH55 unplaced genomic scaffold, Cs unpScaffold03916, whole genome shotgun sequence genome and harbors:
- the LOC104774604 gene encoding phosphatidylinositol/phosphatidylcholine transfer protein SFH4-like — translated: MNFFTLVSLALPLTKENSQLHPSSARAELCDEHTARESRPPSPSRSTITERVVISSVLSRLGDLEKQLETLRMRKFEMPHEKEELLNAAVYRVDALEAELITTKKALHEALMRQDELLSYIDRQEEAKYRRKKFCW